A portion of the Oncorhynchus gorbuscha isolate QuinsamMale2020 ecotype Even-year linkage group LG07, OgorEven_v1.0, whole genome shotgun sequence genome contains these proteins:
- the LOC124040351 gene encoding LOW QUALITY PROTEIN: proline-rich protein 36 (The sequence of the model RefSeq protein was modified relative to this genomic sequence to represent the inferred CDS: deleted 2 bases in 2 codons) — MSDGGLFKAEVIYISDGEKRGAGDMVQQETYTRLISPPDHTNPPQTPPPINTQPENTVHHFVSGPATMETAVNKHQGISQQQWHNTPVGDEVSLDLFLNRESDSDERLSPANSTDLFPASSKSQSQESILSESWDKDRSWSALQMSPETSCAVSPCSSVRSGMFTPSVVRVKRHFLEPGSSLVHMPPTCLSPTCCASPSSSPCPLSPRSRHRPPPTRLSLLTAILRKGRLPVLSPTLTLQRPYSPCWPIHHGTSCNACSAASSVASIPLEVFSSRAQSSASIHSPAQSYHHRDGCVLESLRSVNAPLSIESKELSTSWRMVGPHSPPLRHSEKLKSNNGIISERVTSPSYRSLVASPVPPFPQAFPQNLPKPVDHTKVPSPPLYSSHSRFRRLFPEPLDNSVNSRLNSLSPEPKPVKNQGASVPQDSNQPLYSSDSRLKCLSPNPAHNQGTSACQPLYSSFSKLSSSPPGIVNSSSNSTLDSLSPGPVNTSSNSTLDTLSSEPKPVSKNIVQALNSHLQSKLTFLSSAPANNQETFKALDTSTPEVSSMGTSNNRGISMGTLNTRGTARPQVWSPLSYSCLSRSPKPLSLSCCAPEGHLSASSHSPSGIVSSAQRYTDTISPTPSQNGLKTPPHSMLQLGVSPAHRAFHLTPTLYTPPGCPSPKPPTPPSTPDRFTLSPSPAPLTRDLTPSPSLSLRSTPSPCLWREMSDSIDTKRKPHKIKLSYKALAAIPTNIVLLDQQAIDDQVHKEGDSQDPVDRRKKEDTHAEMCSPAQLRKQSEDLYAVIDEVLEDPIPMRQASPALAYSRESMDKCAPKRYTSLPRSLGRETKYATFNLQRSVERKLADTYKTKPGVIRPANIIPRLPEENDDEAFHPNPFKQYLDELTVNDQNKSTHPFVTIHENEALMSKKLDNTLWGKMGADGSISSGNLASNTERNSENNSITEEEDNIIISSLLMTESEEPKANPAKDGSWQGGATSFNLTKVKMEAFETHI; from the exons ATGTCGGACGGAGGGCTTTTCAAGGCAGAGGTGATCTATATCAGTGACGGTGAAAAACGTGGAGCAGGGGACATGGTCCAACAGGAGACATATACTCGG TTGATATCTCCTCCTGATCACACAAACCCaccccagacccctccccctATAAATACCCAGCCAGAAAATACAGTCCACCATTTTGTATCCGGGCCCGCTACTATGGAAACAGCTGTTAACAAACACCAGGGCATTTCTCAGCAGCAGTGGCACAACACCCCTGTGGGTGATGAGGTCAGCTTGGATCTCTTTTTAAATAGGGAGTCTGACTCAGATGAGAGACTAAGCCCCGCTAACTCCACAGACCTGTTTCCTGCTTCTTCCAAGAGTCAAAGTCAGGAGTCCATCCTCTCTGAGAGTTGGGACAAAGACAGGAGCTGGTCAGCACTGCAAATGTCCCCTGAGACGTCTTGCGCGGTGTCCCCGTGCTCCTCAGTGAGATCTGGCATGTTCACC CCCTCTGTTGTGCGAGTCAAGAGGCACTTCCTAGAACCTGGCTCCAGTTTAGTCCACATGCCACCAACCTGCCTCTCACCAACTTGTTGTGCAAGTCCCTCCTCgtccccctgtcccctgtcc ccccGCTCCCGCCACAGGCCCCCTCCCACGCGGCTCTCCCTGCTAACTGCTATCCTCCGAAAGGGCCGCCTGCCAGTCCTGTCCCCTACTCTGACTCTACAGAGACCCTACTCCCCCTGCTGGCCCATTCACCATGGGACTTCCTGTAACGCCTGCTCTGCAGCCTCCAGTGTGGCCTCTATTCCTCTGGAGGTGTTCTCATCCAGGGCCCAGTCCTCAGCCTCCATACACAGCCCAGCTCAGAGTTACCATCACAGGGATGGATGTGTGTTAGAGTCCCTTAGATCTGTCAATGCACCCCTGTCCATAGAGTCTAAGGAGCTTTCCACCTCATGGAGAATGGTTGGCCCTCACAGCCCACCATTAAGACACTCAGAAAAACTGAAATCAAACAATGGAATTATCTCTGAGAGGGTCACCTCCCCCTCTTATCGAAGCCTTGTGGCATCACCAGTCCCACCGTTCCCTCAAGCGTTCCCTCAAAACCTCCCCAAACCAGTAGACCACACCAAAGTTCCAAGTCCACCTCTGTACTCATCTCACTCACGATTCAGACGTCTGTTTCCTGAACCACTCGACAACTCAGTTAACTCAAGACTTAACTCACTGTCGCCTGAGCCGAAACCAGTTAAGAACCAGGGGGCTTCTGTGCCCCAAGATTCAAATCAACCCCTGTATTCGTCAGACTCAAGACTTAAATGTCTGTCTCCTAATCCAGCTCACAACCAGGGGACCTCTGCATGTCAACCTCTTTACTCATCCTTCTCAAAGCTCAGCTCATCGCCTCCCGGAATAGTAAACTCCTCATCAAACTCAACACTCGACTCACTGTCTCCCGGACCAGTAAACACCTCTTCAAACTCAACACTTGACACACTGTCTTCTGAACCTAAACCAGTTAGCAAGAACATTGTACAAGCTCTGAATTCTCACCTACAATCAAAGCTCACCTTTCTGTCTTCTGCACCTGCTAATAACCAGGAGACCTTTAAGGCCCTCGATACGTCTACACCTGAAGTTTCCTCCATGGGAACCTCTAACAATCGGGGGATTTCTATGGGGACCCTTAACACACGGGGGACCGCAAGGCCCCAAGTTTGGAGTCCACTGTCCTACTCATGTCTTTCCAGGTCtcctaaacctctctctctctcctgctgtgccCCAGAGGGCCATCTTTCTGCCTCATCCCACTCACCCAGTGGCATAGTTTCCTCTGCACAGAGGTACACAGATACAATATCACCAACCCCATCACAGAACGGCCTGAAAACACCTCCACACTCGATGCTGCAACTCGGTGTCTCCCCAGCTCACAGAGCTTTCCACCTCACTCCCACCCTCTACACACCCCCAGGATGTCCATCCCCTAAGCCCCCCACTCCCCCTTCTACACCTGACCGTTtcaccctctccccttctccgGCGCCCCTGACCCGCGACCttactccgtctccctctctctccctgcgctctacGCCCTCTCCATGCCTATGGAGGGAGATGTCAGACTCCATTGATACAAAAAGAAAG CCACACAAGATCAAGTTAAGCTATAAAGCCCTCGCTGCAATTCCCACAAACATCGTTCTATTGGACCAGCAG GCAATTGATGATCAAGTGCACAAAGAAGGAGATTCACAGGACCCAGTGGACAGACGTAAGAAAGAGGACACACATGCAGAG ATGTGTTCCCCTGCACAGTTGCGAAAGCAGTCAGAAGATCTGTACGCTGTCATAGACGAAGTGTTAGAGGACCCCATTCCAATG CGCCAAGCATCTCCCGCTCTCGCATACTCCAGGGAATCAATGGACAAATGTGCACCAAAG CGATACACCTCATTGCCAAGGTCATTGGGACGTGAAACGAAATAT gcAACCTTCAACCTACAACGGTCTGTTGAGAGAAAACTGGCAGACACCTATAAG ACCAAGCCTGGCGTAATTCGACCTGCCAATATTATCCCAAGATTGCCAGAGGAAAATGATGATGAAGCGTTTCATCCAAACCCCTTCAAACAATATCTGGACGAGTTGACTGTCAATGACCAGAACAAG TCTACTCACCCGTTTGTGACAATCCATGAGAATGAGGCGCTGATGTCCAAAAAG CTTGATAACACACTTTGGGGAAAGATGGGGGCAGATGGCAGCATAAGCTCTGGCAACCTGGCCTCGAACACAGAGAGGAACAGTGAGAATAACTCAATAACAGAAGAGGAAGACAATATCATCATCTCCTCACTGCTGATGACTGAATCTGAGGAGCCGAAAGCCAACCCTGCAAAAGATGGATCCTGGCAAGGTGGCGCGACCTCTTTCAACCTTACCAAGGTAAAGATGGAAGCCTTTGAGACACACATTTAA